The genomic stretch CTTTTTATAAGCCCGTTGTTAACTATTTCATTTGTTTTTCTCTATGCATCTAACATGTCATTCTCAATGTTGATACGAACATGTTCTATGTACTATTTATAGGCAGCTGAAGACGATGTGTACTTCTCTTTTCTTCCTCTTGCTCATGTATATGACCAGATAATGGTGACCTATTGCATCCACAAGGGCTCGTCAATAGGATTTTGGCAAGGCGTAAGCTTCGAATTCACATTCCGTTCTTATTAGTAATATCCGGCTTATTCTCAAAATATTTTCTTCATGGAGTTTTTCATGTTGATTCTTGTAGGATATCAGATTTTTAATGGAAGATATTCAGACACTGAAACCAACTATATTTTGTGGCGTTCCTCGAGTTTATGACCGTGTTTACGCTGGTAAGGCGAGAATGTTTATTGCACTACGAGCATGTTGTGTATTCCTTATTGTTCTAAGCATTGAATTTATCCTAAATGTGATTGTGTGACTACATTGTCATTTGAAAATGATTTATAAGCATAACTTGCGCTTGAAGGTATCAATAGCAAAATTTCATCGGAAGGATCACTGAAAAAGACACTGTTTCAGTATGCATATAACTAGTATGTTTTACGACTGAGCTTTTTACCGTTATGGAATTCTACTTTTCGAATCCTATTGTATACTGATCAAAACTCCATTGACAGCAAATTGGGACATCTAAATAGTGGTCTTCCACAAGACAAAGCAGCACCTTGGTTTGATAGGCTTGTGTTCGACAAGGTATTCCATTTCATACTGTAATTTAATTTCAGAAAGTTTTGTTTCAAAATTGAATCATTGATTTTTATTGATAGATTAAACAAGCATTGGGTGGACGAGTTCGAATCCTGTTATCAGGAGCCGCGCCTTTGTCTAAGCACGTTGAAGAGTTTCTAAGGGTCACTTTTGGATCTACCTTGGCACAAGGATATGGTACACTATAGTATTTGAGTCTTTGATTAGAAAATCGGTGGATTGTTTATAAGAAGTAGTTCATCCTGGCTATATACATCTCGTGTAGCATGATGATTTCGGTATTTCTTGATTTGGTTTTACTTTTTGATGTTAAAGGTCTCACTGAAAGCTGCGCGGGGTGTTTCACTTCAATATCCAATGTGTTTTCTATGGTGGGAACGGTCGGAGTTCCAATGCCAACGATTGAAGCCAGGCTTGAGTCCGTGCCTGAGATGGGATATGACGCACTTTCCAGTCAACCCCGTGGAGAAATTTGCTTGAGAGGGAATACCTTGTTCGCCGGTTACCACAAACGTCAAGATCTTACCGAAGAGGTTATCGTTGACGGTTGGTTTCATACAGGTATGTCCTCATGACGACAAGCGCGTCACGAACTTCTATATTTCTGCATTCTTGTGTTAAAGTCGGTAGTATGACTCTAAATGCCGCGTGTTTCGAAATGCTTTGGAAAATCAATACAGGTGACATTGGAGAATGGCTTCCAAATGGATCCATGAAAATTATTGACAGAAAAAAGAACATCTTCAAATTGTCTCAAGGAGAATACGTTGCTGTCGAGAATATCGAAAACAAGTATTTGCAGTGTCCTCTTATAACTTCGGTATGATTCATCTCTAACAATCCTAGAAAAAGTTGACGTAACTAGAACTCATCGATGTATAAATTTTTATTCCGCGCGCAGGTTTGGGTCTACGGAAATAGTTTCGAATCTTTCTTGGTGGCTGTTGTGGTTCCGGAAAGACAAGCCCTTGAGAATTGGGCAGTGAAGCATGATTTGTCTGATGATTTTAAATCATTATGCGGAAATCTAAAGGCACGAAAATTCATCTTGGATGAACTCAACAGCATTGGTCAGAAACATCAAGTATGTATACATATAATGTTCAACCATATGCTTAATTTCTGGTGTCATGTTATGCTACATTTTTGATATCATTGGTATTCTCTCAGTTTCGAGGTTTTGAGCTGATAAAAGCCGTTTTTCTGGAACCGGTTCCCTTTGATGTGGAGAGAGATCTGGTAACTCCGACATTCAAGTTGAAGAGACCGCAATTACTAAAGCATTATAAGGTTTGTTTCATGGTTCATAATTTTTACCAAAATACGAATTTCGTTTTTGTTACTTGCTAAGCAAGTAAAATGTTACTTGTTGCAAACAATTTCAGGATTGTATTGATCAGCTATACAAGGAAGCAAAGGGAGCTATGGTGTGAGGCAGATGGCAGGAATTCTATTTGAAATTATACTGATTTCTTGTTGTTTTTCAGTATCCATTTTAACTTGTATTACGTGAAGTGAAAAAGCTATAAGCATTCATGGTCAGAGAAGATAATTGACACAACGCAATCACCTATAGTGTTTATCTTGACATGAGTACTAAGAAATAGGGGTGGACATCGGTTGGGTTGGATCGGTTTTCGGGCCCAAATTCCCAATCCGACCTAACCATCGGTTGGAAAAAACATAACCAAAACCGACCGGTTTGCAATTCGGTTATTTTCGGTTTCGGTTTTGTTCGGTTCGGTTTCATAATGCGGTTTATTCGGTTTTAAAAATAATTGAGCTCATTCCAAAATAAACCCAACACAAGTGGATTTTATCTAGGAAATAATGTACCATTCCTAGTGAAAACATTGAAATCGCAAACTCGCTCCAACCGATTTCTGTCGCAACTTGAGCCGCCACCAAGTTTCCTATAACAGAAACAAGGTTAACAGGGTTTGCTACCACTGATAGAAACCTCTTTTCAGTAGGTAAACTTTGAGAACAATGGTCTTGTACTCACCAAAAACAAACATGGTAGCTCTGAATCCACCTTTCTTTCTCTTCCATTCAGCAAGAAGCTTGAGCTATTCAGTCTCCTCTTGATATGCCTGCAAAATAAAAAAATTTGAATTGTAGCTCTGAATCCACCTTTCGTGAGAACTGTAGACACTGCTGTGTCCAGGTCTTACTCCTTCATTAAGATCTGCTAGTGACACGTCTCCTTCTAAGGCACGCACAACCTACGGTTTGTTCCATTATTAGACCCAAAAAGATGCTTACATATACAAGGAACTCAGAATGGAAAGTAAGACCTAGGTTTGATTTTACAGTAGCAGCACAGACAGTTCAAAAGGAATGGAGTGCAGTAATAAATGATAGAACAAATTATTCACTTTACCTGGCTCATCCTTGGTCGACGCTTTGCTGAGTGGCGTGTGCAAGCTGCAGCACATGCTACCATACGCGTCATCTCACTAGGGTCAAATTCATTCTGAAGTCTTGGATCAATCAGAGAATCTAAATTATTTTCTTCTAAAGCACGCATGAGCAAAGGCCTAGCCTGTGATGACAATGAAAGATGAATAAAGTTAAGGGCCACTCTATGTCATCTTGTTCTCTTCCAATAAAAGAAATATTACACAGAAAACTCTTTATTTCATAATATATTATAAATGACTGAATTTTCAGTTGCAAATTATATTTAGCCCTCAAGAAAAGAGGAGGATGGTAACATGACACTTACCCATTCCACCAAACTATCATCCATGTAAGTCTGATTTTTATCAACCGGTCGACGTCCAGTTAATAGCTCAAGGAGCATGACTCCATAAGAGAAAACATCTGATTTGTCTGTAAGTTTTCCACTTGCTGCATATTCTGGAGCCAGATACCTGTAAGAAAGCAGTAATTGATAATTCATGAGTTTAGCATATCAGAACTGATATTTTGACACAAATTTAACAACTAATTTCAACAACAATTTGATTGGTTAACGCAGTTCTAAACCACCATATAGCACATTTCATGCCCTTTAATGCATTAATTCAATCTACCATAAACAATAGCAGATTAGAAAATACATTTCTTGCAATATCCAAATTTTGAGAGGAAGGGAATAAATTAGTTCTTACCCAAAAGTCCCCATCACTCGAGTAGAAACATGAGTGTTGAGATCGGAAGCAATCTTTGCAAGACCAAAATCAGCAACCTGTTAATAGAAATTTGACACTAAATTATAACTAAAATCCACACTTCATATTAAACAATTATTGCACAGAACTTCTTAGGGCATTTTAAATGGAGCATCACCACTGCTGCAAGGAAGATATATTAAAGAGCATACCTTTGCTTCAAACTTAAAATCGAGAAGGATGTTAGCAGCTTTAATATCACGATGAATGATCTTAGGATGACCTACACAAACAGATAATTACAATAAACATTGAGTTTGACAAAAACTAGCTTTGCTGAAAAAATTACAGTCAAGTACAGAGCATACAATCTTCATGAAGATAAGCAAGTCCTTTTGCAGATCCTAAAGCAATTCGCAATCTTGTTGGCCAATCCATCGTTGGTCGTCCATTTCCTGCCGTTAAAAAATAATCATAAGAATTAAGAACACTTCTGGCATAAGCATTGTGCTACACAAAAGAATGACAAAAAAAATACCATGTAAATGAAATTCCAATGTATTGTTGGGAACAAACTCATAAACAAGTAGCCTCTGAAACCCGGTGCTGCAGTATCCAACAAGAGAAACAAGATGTTTATGATGAACACGGCTAATAATCTCTACTTCAGCTTGAAATTCACGTTCTCCTTGTCCACTTCCAGCTTTCAGCTGCTTAACAGCAACCTCTTTACCATTAGGGAGAATACCTCTATGAACATATCCAAATCCACCTTGTCCAAGGAGGTTAGCATCAGAGAAGCCATCAGTTGCGCGCGCCAACTCCTCGTATGTAAACGTACTCTTCGCAGTGCTAAATGCAAGGCCTGGAGAAGGAGGTGGAAGTAGTTCGCCGCCTGAATAGTTTGAGCCGGTACCACCACTGCTGCTCATGAGAGGAGGCAGTGGCGGAGCAACATGAGAAGGCGGTCGTGATGGAATTGGAGCAGGAGGTTGTGGTGGCTTCATTGAGGCTACATAATCTGAAGGAGGGTGAGAATTATGTTGCCACTGATTTGGAGGACCACCATAAGGATCAACTGCACAATATATACCATTATCATTCACTCTTTTGAGTGGCATCTTAAACTAGTGGAAATAATGCATCATGCTTgtgaaaacagaaaacagaaaGTTACCTGCATATGTGGGCCAAGGGATGCTTCCACAACCTCTGGCAGTACAGTGTAGTTCCCATCAATATAATGCAAACGAACCTGAATGTTGCTGCTCCCCACCTGAGAAACTGGCAAGGGGTGTTGCAGACCAGAAGTTCGGCGACAGAGGTCCATAACTACTAGAAAAAGAACCTTGACCTGCATTACTAGTGCTTTAAAACCTCAAGTGAAATAACAGTTCAACTGCTGTAAGCAAAGGAATGAATTGCCATGGTTTCCAAACATTTATGTCAGTCACAAATAACAAAAATAAGATATTTTAGGCAAGTTGTAACTAAGTTATACCTCTTCAAAAGTATACCCCTGACCTGCATTTCCAGTACCAAATCTTGAACGCCCTAGAGACTGTTCTTCACCTCCTCTTGACCTAGGCACAAGCTGAACTCGTCCTGTCTGATTGTCATCTCCAGGATGTCACTGTCCTTCAAGACTTGAGCAATCTTTGAATAAATAAAACTTCAACCAAACACATGCATGATCCATCAAGCATACATGACATGAAAATGTGCAGAAATGCACATGCACGCAGATTATGAACAGTTAACTAATCTTATAAAAAGTTTACTAATCTTAAATCATACCTTGGTGCGAACCCAACACACTCAATGGAACTTGAATGAGAAGGCACAGAACTAACAACCTGCCAATAGGATATAAGGTTTCTTAGAAATCAGGCAGAAAGCTAAATTTATATGCTCAAACGTCTTGGTTAGTGGTATTACACAGGCAAGAGAAC from Lathyrus oleraceus cultivar Zhongwan6 chromosome 7, CAAS_Psat_ZW6_1.0, whole genome shotgun sequence encodes the following:
- the LOC127100676 gene encoding probable CoA ligase CCL6 → MVDVYTVKVEEARSATHEKPSAGPVYRCIYAKDGLLELPSHFQSPWDFFRESAARCPSKPMLGQRQKTDSKVGPYEWVTFEEAYDAAIRIGSAMKSRGVNPGYRCGLYGSNCPEWIIAMEACNSYAVTYVPLYDTLGPNAVEFIINHAEVSIAFVQQSKIPSVLSCLDRCTSLKTIVSFGNVSIEQKKEAEELGVSCFTWGEFLQSGNRDLDLPLKNKTNICTIMYTSGTTGEPKGVIIKNEAFMTQVLSIDQLLSLTDKGAAEDDVYFSFLPLAHVYDQIMVTYCIHKGSSIGFWQGDIRFLMEDIQTLKPTIFCGVPRVYDRVYAGINSKISSEGSLKKTLFQYAYNYKLGHLNSGLPQDKAAPWFDRLVFDKIKQALGGRVRILLSGAAPLSKHVEEFLRVTFGSTLAQGYGLTESCAGCFTSISNVFSMVGTVGVPMPTIEARLESVPEMGYDALSSQPRGEICLRGNTLFAGYHKRQDLTEEVIVDGWFHTGDIGEWLPNGSMKIIDRKKNIFKLSQGEYVAVENIENKYLQCPLITSVWVYGNSFESFLVAVVVPERQALENWAVKHDLSDDFKSLCGNLKARKFILDELNSIGQKHQFRGFELIKAVFLEPVPFDVERDLVTPTFKLKRPQLLKHYKDCIDQLYKEAKGAMV
- the LOC127100677 gene encoding proline-rich receptor-like protein kinase PERK1: MKPPQPPAPIPSRPPSHVAPPLPPLMSSSGGTGSNYSGGELLPPPSPGLAFSTAKSTFTYEELARATDGFSDANLLGQGGFGYVHRGILPNGKEVAVKQLKAGSGQGEREFQAEVEIISRVHHKHLVSLVGYCSTGFQRLLVYEFVPNNTLEFHLHGNGRPTMDWPTRLRIALGSAKGLAYLHEDCHPKIIHRDIKAANILLDFKFEAKVADFGLAKIASDLNTHVSTRVMGTFGYLAPEYAASGKLTDKSDVFSYGVMLLELLTGRRPVDKNQTYMDDSLVEWARPLLMRALEENNLDSLIDPRLQNEFDPSEMTRMVACAAACTRHSAKRRPRMSQVVRALEGDVSLADLNEGVRPGHSSVYSSHERWIQSYNSNFFILQAYQEETE